In the genome of Candidatus Binataceae bacterium, one region contains:
- a CDS encoding sigma 54-interacting transcriptional regulator, protein MTIEPLKNEAERLRALRRYQILDTPPEPAFDRIAEMAANFFHVPMAGVSLVDEDRVWFKSRVGIDFDQTARDAGLCSSAMLSQGVYYLNDAAHDERALGHSFVLDLGIRFYAAAPLRSLDGFNLGTVWVLDQKPRELAAGEAEMLRALAALATNQMELRLYAQDVARLERVQRTIAEGVEAEIGDRFFSSLARSLAQALEVGYAFVTRLSDDGTRFKILAMWERDHFGSNGELPLKGTPCESVLHGEVAHYSDDLRARFPNDGLVQRWGAQSYSGVPVLDARGRVFGHVAIFDDKPMPDGPRGIDVMRIFAARVRAEVERLRIESALRESNQRLAFSEEQFRDLFEEAPIAYVHQAVDTRILRANHTAMEILGVKPDEIVGLLGTSFFPDTPEAQRRLHEALPLLASGTDEKGVVLELRRRDDGRPLWVRWWCKPEPTGTYTRSMFMDITERVLMEQEKARLEAQNTYLLDEIRAEQNFGDIVGGSSGLKKVTEQVGLVAPTDATVLITGESGTGKELVARAIHERSARSEHPLVKLNCSAVPEGLFESEFFGHVKGAFTGALKDKPGRFELANGGTLFLDEIGEVPLAMQAKLLRVLQEQELERVGDTRTRKVNVRVIAASNRDLKKEVDEARFRRDLFYRLSVFPIEVPPLRDRLKDIGRLAAHFIRQSTRRMNRPEPQLTKTALDQLASYDWPGNVRELQNTIERAIILWSEGPLTFDLPSARTSKPTEGQEKPLTKASLPTRDELKRQEREAIINALKQTNGKVSGPGGAAELLGMKPTTLASRISALDVDRRKLN, encoded by the coding sequence ATGACAATCGAGCCCCTCAAGAACGAGGCCGAGCGCTTGCGTGCGCTCCGACGGTACCAGATCCTCGACACCCCACCCGAGCCGGCTTTCGATCGCATCGCCGAAATGGCGGCAAATTTCTTCCACGTGCCGATGGCCGGCGTGAGCCTGGTCGACGAAGACCGCGTATGGTTCAAGTCGAGAGTCGGCATTGACTTCGACCAGACAGCGCGCGATGCCGGGTTATGTTCCTCAGCAATGCTCTCGCAAGGGGTTTATTACCTGAACGACGCTGCGCACGACGAGCGCGCGCTCGGTCACTCGTTCGTTTTGGATCTCGGCATCCGTTTCTATGCGGCTGCTCCGCTGCGCAGCCTCGATGGCTTCAATCTTGGAACCGTGTGGGTCCTCGACCAGAAGCCGCGCGAATTGGCAGCGGGCGAGGCAGAGATGCTCAGGGCTTTGGCCGCACTCGCCACGAATCAGATGGAACTGCGGCTTTACGCGCAGGACGTCGCCCGGCTCGAACGCGTCCAGCGAACGATCGCCGAGGGGGTCGAGGCTGAAATCGGCGACCGTTTCTTCTCATCGCTGGCTCGCAGTCTCGCCCAGGCGTTGGAGGTGGGATACGCCTTTGTCACCCGGCTTTCCGATGACGGCACACGTTTCAAGATACTTGCCATGTGGGAGCGTGATCACTTCGGGAGCAACGGCGAACTTCCGCTCAAGGGAACGCCATGCGAGAGCGTGCTCCACGGAGAAGTCGCTCACTACTCTGATGATTTGCGTGCACGCTTTCCCAACGATGGTTTGGTTCAGCGCTGGGGTGCGCAGAGCTATTCCGGGGTGCCCGTACTAGATGCGCGGGGCCGCGTTTTTGGTCACGTCGCGATTTTTGACGATAAGCCGATGCCTGATGGTCCGCGCGGCATTGACGTGATGCGGATCTTCGCGGCGCGCGTGCGCGCCGAGGTCGAACGATTGCGAATAGAGTCGGCTCTCCGCGAGTCGAACCAACGACTGGCTTTTAGCGAGGAACAATTCCGCGATCTGTTTGAGGAAGCCCCCATCGCCTACGTCCATCAGGCTGTCGACACGCGCATTCTTCGAGCCAATCACACGGCGATGGAGATCCTCGGCGTCAAGCCCGATGAGATAGTGGGTTTGCTCGGGACCTCGTTTTTCCCTGATACGCCAGAGGCTCAACGTCGCCTGCACGAGGCGCTCCCGTTGCTGGCCAGCGGAACCGACGAAAAGGGAGTGGTCCTCGAATTGCGGCGGAGGGACGATGGCAGACCATTGTGGGTCCGATGGTGGTGCAAGCCGGAGCCGACCGGCACCTATACACGCAGCATGTTCATGGACATCACCGAACGGGTCTTGATGGAGCAAGAGAAGGCGCGGCTCGAGGCGCAGAACACCTACCTGCTCGACGAGATCCGCGCAGAACAGAACTTTGGCGACATCGTCGGGGGAAGTTCTGGCCTGAAAAAAGTCACGGAGCAGGTCGGTTTAGTTGCACCAACCGATGCTACGGTTCTGATCACAGGAGAGAGTGGCACGGGAAAGGAGCTCGTCGCGCGTGCCATCCACGAGCGCAGCGCAAGAAGCGAGCACCCGCTGGTCAAATTGAACTGCAGCGCGGTACCCGAAGGTCTTTTTGAGAGCGAGTTCTTCGGGCACGTGAAAGGTGCGTTCACCGGTGCGCTCAAGGACAAGCCGGGACGTTTTGAACTTGCGAATGGGGGCACGCTGTTCCTGGACGAAATCGGTGAAGTACCGCTCGCGATGCAGGCCAAACTGCTTCGGGTGTTGCAGGAGCAGGAATTGGAGCGAGTGGGCGATACGCGTACGCGAAAGGTTAATGTGCGAGTCATCGCCGCATCCAATCGGGACCTGAAGAAGGAAGTCGACGAGGCTCGGTTTCGCCGAGACCTTTTCTATCGTTTGAGCGTGTTTCCCATCGAAGTCCCGCCGTTAAGAGATCGCCTCAAGGACATTGGGCGGCTCGCGGCCCATTTCATCCGTCAAAGCACGCGGCGGATGAATCGCCCTGAACCACAACTCACTAAGACGGCACTGGATCAGCTTGCCTCTTATGATTGGCCTGGCAATGTGCGTGAGCTTCAGAACACGATAGAGCGCGCCATCATTCTGTGGAGCGAAGGACCGCTGACCTTCGATCTCCCCTCTGCGCGTACGAGCAAGCCTACCGAAGGGCAAGAGAAGCCGCTAACGAAAGCCTCGCTCCCCACACGAGACGAATTAAAGCGGCAGGAACGGGAAGCCATCATAAACGCCTTGAAGCAGACCAACGGGAAAGTCTCAGGGCCCGGTGGTGCCGCAGAATTACTCGGTATGAAACCGACCACCCTGGCCTCCCGCATCTCTGCGCTCGATGTAGATCGGAGGAAACTCAATTGA